Part of the Phoenix dactylifera cultivar Barhee BC4 unplaced genomic scaffold, palm_55x_up_171113_PBpolish2nd_filt_p 001182F, whole genome shotgun sequence genome, AGTTGGCGTATCTAAACCTCTCAAATGCTGGGTTTGGTGGAACAATCCCTCACCAACTCGGGAACCTCTCAAACTTACTCTATCTTGATCTCAGTTCATATTTTCTGTACTCTTTGGATGTTGACAATCTTGGCTGGTTACCTTCGATCCGCTTCCTGCAGAATCTTGACATGAGTAATGTCGACCTCTTAAAAGCATCCAACTGGATTCATGTGATCAATATGCTCCCTTCTCTTTCTGTCTTGCGTCTGTCTGGTGCTGCTCTTCCTAGCCTTCCCTCTACACTACCCCATGTTAATTTCACTTCTCTTACTACACTTGATCTCTCTTGGAACAACTTTGCTTCAAGCATACCCGGTTGGCTGTTTAATCTTAGCAGCCTTGAATATCTCGATCTTGGGGTCAATAATATCTATGGCAATATACCACTTGCCATCGGGAATCTCAAGAAGCTTCGAGTCTTAGATCTCTCAGCGAACAACTTCAGTGGAGACATCCTAGAAACGGTATGGAGTCTCAAGAGCTTGCAGTCAATGGATTTGACTCAGAGCAATATCAGTGGGGGTATACCAGAAACTATGGGGAATCTAAAAAGCTTGGAGACCTTGTACCTCGGCTTAAACAATATCAGTGGGCGTATACCAGAAACTGTGGGGAATCTCAAAAGCTTAATGTCCTTGGACCTCAGCTATAACAATATCAGTGGGCATATACCAGAAACTGTGGGGAATCTCAAAAGCTTGGAGACCTTGGACCTCAGCTCTAACAGCATTAGTGGGCGTATACCAGAAACTGTGGGGAAACTCAAAAGCTTGGTGACCCTGGCCCTCACCGCAAACAATATCAGTGGTGAAATACCAAAGACCATTGGGCGGCTTACAAAGCTGCAGTATTTAGGGTTGTATGACAATCAAATTAGTGGGGAGATTCCAGAAAGCATGGGGAATCTCGGTGAGTTGATCATTTTGTCTTTATCAGAGAATATTATCAACGGGCAGATACCTAGAACAGTGGGTAACCTCTGCAACTTGAACACCTTCGATGCTTCTTATAACAATATAGGTGGAGATATTACAGGATTCATGGAAGGTTTATTTCTCGAGATGCAGCACCAACAGATTACAGTATGTTACTTTGCAACAGAACAATCTTAGCGGTCCTTTGCCCAATCAGATTGGAGCACTCCAAAGTTTGGACCAGCTTGATCTTGgttttaattcattgaacggcTCAATTCCTGCTTCATTGGGGAAGTTATCTGCCCTATTTTATCTGAATCTCTCAGCTAATTTCTTGGCAGGTGCACTGACTGGAGCCCACTTCGCCAACCTCACAAGCTTATTAGTTTTGGATCTGTCTTATAACTCATTGACAGTAAATGTGAGTCAAGATTGGCTTCCTCCATTTAAAGCAAACTACATCGGCATGGCGTCTTGTCCACTGGGGCCCAAATTCCCTCCATGGCTTCGGAACCAGATTGATTTGTCTACACTAGACATATCCAGTGCAGGAATATCAGATAATTTTCCTGATTGGTTTTGGAACATGCATGCGTCAATGTCCCTTCTTAATGTTTCTCATAATCATATGAAAGGAAAGCTACCAAACTTTGAACCTCTACCCCCCACCCAGAGTCAAGGATTTTTAGATCTATCCAACAAAGGATTTTTAGATCTATCCAACAATTTATTCTCTGGACCTATTCCGCCAACCTTGGGTGGTGGTGTCGACCATCTTGGCATTCTGCTTCTTGCACATAACAGGTTCAATGGCAGCATTCCATCAGCATTTTGTAAGGCAAATAATCTAACACTTCTCAATCTTGCTGATAATGATTTATCAGGAGTTGTCCCTAACTGTTGGAGCAATTCATCTCTTTTGAGAATCATTGATTTCTCAGATAACAAATTGTCAGGAGGCATTCCTAGCTCAATGGGATCTCTCAGTCAACTCATATCACTGCATTTGAGAGACAACAACTTCTCTGGTAAAATTCCTTTGTCCTTGCAACAGTGCAAGAAGCTGACTACTATTGACCTTGGCAATAATAAGTTGTCAGGTAGAATACCTGAATGGATTGGAGGGAGCCTCTTATCATTAAGAGTTTTCTCCGTCTGCGATCAAATATGTTGGATGGTAATATTCCTAAGCAGTTGtccctcctttcttctcttcaAGTGTTGGATCTTGCTGACAACAAGCTTTCTGGAACTTTGCCACCATCATTTGGTAATTTCAGAGCCATGATTATGATACCACATGGGGGCAAACCTATTCTTTCTAAAAATATGGCCTCCTATTATACTGAGAATATCCAGATAACCACGAAAGGTTCAGAACTCACATTCACTAGTGTGCTCTCATTTGTGGCAAGTTTAGACCTCTCAGACAACAATATTTCTGGAGAGATTCCTGAGGAGTTTACAAACCTTCATGGGCTTCATTCCTTAAACTTATCGGGGAATCATTTGACAGGAAGAATTCCGATCAATATTGGTGCCATGGGGCAGTTGGAGTCACTTGATCTATCGCTGAACCACCTATCAAGCACAATTCCTACAAGCATCGcagatttgaattttttggGGCACCTGAACTTGTCCCACAACAATCTATCAGGAAGGATTCCATCTGGCAACCAACTCCAAACCTTGAATGATCCATCTATCTACATTGGCAATCATTATCTTTGTGGACAGCCTCTGCTAGAAAAATGCCCCAGCGATGAACCTGTAGAAGGTCCAgcagaagaaaaacagaatgaaAATGGTTCAGAAATCATATGGCTTTATGTTGGCTTAAGTCCGGGATTTGTGGTTGGCTTCTGGGGATTTCTTGGCATAGTGATGCTCAAAAAGAGCACAAGGTATGCTTATATCCGATTCATTGACAGGATATGTGATTGGATTTATATGGATGTAATAATAAATTCTGCTAGGCCAAAGTCCAAGAGAAATCGAGGACGCAGAGGATGCAGGTAAGCAATTGCAAAATTGTAATGCTTCCCCACTGTGTATGGTTCAGGTTGATTTGATGTTTCTGCCATGCATCATGCATGAAAAATTAGTAGAAATATGGACTATTAGAATAAATAGAAATGCTTGGAAACCATTTAAATGGTTTAGTTGTTAAGGACTTAAAAGCTGTAATTGAGTGAATTGCTTAAGCAAAATACTCCTAGAAGCCTCTCTACATCTGTTGCATGCTGAAACTTTTCTTTTGATGCTTTTATAAATGTCAGTGACAGGTGTAGCATCCTCACTATTTTGCTtggaaaaaatatttggatGCTTTGTTCTTATCatcattttcaaataatttatgTGCAATGATATGGAATTGGAAAAATATAAACATacatatttttgcatatttttttattattttcttttaaattctTAAGCAAAAGGGACAAAGCCCCTAAGAACATTTTTCCAAACCTCACTCCCATGGCATCAACAATTACGAATTGATTAATTCTTCTTGGTAGATCTTGACTGCCAAAAAGTATGCCTAACACCATTGTGGGCTcttgacacacacacacacagggcAATGCTAGTCTCTACAGATGCACACTGCATTGTCAGGATTGTATCACTTCTTGTTCCAATTTTAGAAATCCAATCCATGTAGTTCAGGTTTGGATCAAAGGGGTTAGAAAAGTATGAGTTGAGAAAAAATGTTGTGATATGTGTCTTAGATTTGTGTTGAGTTTATTGTTTAAGTTGAGGAGAGAAGTGGAGAGGAAGGAAAGGGATGATGTAGTGCTTGAAGAGGGGTttgaaaatttaattattgataAAAAAAGCTTTGGATCAAGCAAGTCTATTAGAATTATTACAACAAGATGGGCTTCAATCTTACAGGCATAGGAGACTATACCCGGACTTCTATCTAGATCCATTTTGGATGGTCTTGCTTTCAATCTCTCCTTGATCTCCTCAATTTTGCACACCCACATTCTAGCTGCAACACGCCAAGATGTAAGTTAAAATCTTTATGTGGCTTGCTTTAAAGCTAAATACAAAAGAAATTCTATCATGAAAAGGTTGGAGCTAAGGATCCAATTGCATCGCTTTAGGGATCCATTTTTCTCAACTGCACATTTGAGTCAAGGACGATACCCTTTAGTCAAGGATTTGAAGGAAATACTTGAAACGAGTTAATCGAGGACCTCACCAGAAAAGGAAGGTGTCATTACACTCTTCTCGTTTATATCCTGATATCCTCGCCAGATTAAAGGTTTAAttccaatcaaatccaattagatccaattacaaataccacgatcggcCTGTGATTTCTCCACGCTTGCTACAGTATCTTCTAGTCCATATGGATCATACGCCAGAtatactctgataccatttctaGCAATGCAGAAGCTTACCTTAACTAAGCAAAACTAAATGAAATAAATTTGCTATGGAAGCCAGCAACCTTGACATTCCAAATAATTTTGTTCTAATATATGCATGGGGGTCTCTCTTTACTCCTTAGCATCAAATGGAACAACCCATAGGGATGGTATATCGCACGACATAGTCATTCATTTGGTTGCAGTGTTCCTAAAGTTCCACAGTTGTCCCACATGTTATGCTGGATTGGTACACCATTGTAGCGAGGGGCAAATACGAAGGTAGGATTCTAGCAATTGCGATAGCCTTGACCTCATTGGTGAATACTCTAgcctttttttttgacaattCAGTGAAAACTATTGCTAGTTTCATAGAGTCCTCGACCATCCCAATCACTAGGTAGTTGCTAGTTGTCAGCAATTAGGTCAAAGAAGTAAATAACCAACATAATGAAAATTGGCTCCCTCAATTTATGCAATGAGTTAATTCTTTGAATTGTATGTCTCTAttttatcctctttttttttctttttcctttatgTACAAACATTTGATTGCTGATTCCAAATAATTCGAATAAGACCAGATGGTTATAATTATGGTCACAATTCTCCTAATTGTCACAAAGAAGTACACTACAGTATTGTAACCAAATCATGTGCAAAAGAAGCAGCCTAATGAAACTATGCTTTCAAGTTGCTATTAGACATTTGGTGCAAAGTTGCTTAAGAAGAATTCATTTAGCGAAGCATGGAGTGAAACAATTAGACCTAATTcaagaaattaaagaaaatgaatataAATGGAGAGGGAAAACATTTAATTCAGGTGACATGATATGATCTTATCAGCCTTCcatattcatgagaagaaaatcTAGAGTCCATCACTCGGATATTTGATTCTAATTGAGCAAGAATTAAGAGCCGTGCACAATGAAAAGTTGAGTTTGATTCAACATGCACCTCATAAATGacttaaatatattttcttacaatCACATGCCAATCTTAGATGAATTAAAGATTGGGTTCCTAGTAAAACTAATATaggaaaatttaaatatttgaagGTCAGAGGACATTCAGGTGCAAGGCCACCAACCCAGGATGCCTAGTAGATCAAAAGTTGGTTCACTAAAATTAATGCACGGCTGTGCCAAAATGAAGCTGGATCATCACTCTCCATCTATGCGAACTCATGGCTCTCTCCCCCGCTTCATCCACAATGTAATAGGCTTTTGCTTCAGTCCAAATTCGTAGGCAACTATGCTTTCCATGTGAGGTAATTACAATTATATATACATACCTTCAAACAAATTATGCAAAAACATAATTATAGTAAGAAATTATAGTCACCCATTAGAGGATTCATACGGGCATTTTTTTTAGTGCTATACTAGTTATGTGCTAGAGAAATCTTGAGTACTTAAACAAGACTAAGAAACtcaaaataatacctttcagctAGCTTTTTTTCTTATAAGATCGTGGATTGTTACAAAATGATATC contains:
- the LOC120108119 gene encoding receptor-like protein EIX2; this encodes MDWREPLIIKSFLRLRSNMLDGNIPKQLSLLSSLQVLDLADNKLSGTLPPSFGNFRAMIMIPHGGKPILSKNMASYYTENIQITTKGSELTFTSVLSFVASLDLSDNNISGEIPEEFTNLHGLHSLNLSGNHLTGRIPINIGAMGQLESLDLSLNHLSSTIPTSIADLNFLGHLNLSHNNLSGRIPSGNQLQTLNDPSIYIGNHYLCGQPLLEKCPSDEPVEGPAEEKQNENGSEIIWLYVGLSPGFVVGFWGFLGIVMLKKSTRYAYIRFIDRICDWIYMDVIINSARPKSKRNRGRRGCR